Proteins encoded together in one Impatiens glandulifera chromosome 1, dImpGla2.1, whole genome shotgun sequence window:
- the LOC124917602 gene encoding beta-glucosidase 12-like has translation MAFKDLTKITLIVALLAICCNATTDHNSTVVLNRGSFPPGFIFGAGSSSYQYEGAASEGGKGPSIWDTYTHKHPERIADGSNGDVAVDFYHRYKGDVQLMKEMGIDAFRFSIAWPRIIPSGKQSDGVNQQGIDFYNNLINEILANGLKPYVTLFHWDVPQALEDEYGGFLSPKIVDDYLDFINICFKEFGDRVKHWFTLNEPRTFSFGGYTNGMLAPGRCSSWTQLNCSGGDSGTEPYLVSHNLLLAHASGIKLYRDKYQKYQNGKIGITLESQWAVPFSKTKLDLEAAFRSIDFEFGWFMDPITNGDYPHSMRLLVGDRLPKFTKEQSKMLKGSFDFLGLNYYTTNYASYAPDQSNNVNISYLTDSQVNLTTSRDGKLIGSPAASSWLFVYPKGIWDMILYIKKKYNNPVMYITENGMDDPNNATLPLEQALDDTKRIAFYSSHLFYVKKAIEDGANVKGFFAWSLFDDFEWNSGYTIRFGLYFVDFKNGLKRYPKHSALWFKKFLE, from the exons ATGGCATTTAAAGATCTTACAAAGATAACTCTAATAGTCGCTCTTTTAGCAATTTGTTGTAACGCCACCACGGACCATAATAGCACAGTAGTACTTAATCGTGGTAGCTTTCCTCCTGGCTTTATTTTCGGAGCTGGGTCATCATCTTATCAG tatGAAGGAGCTGCAAGTGAAGGGGGGAAGGGTCCAAGCATATGGGATACATATACTCATAAACATCcag AGAGAATAGCAGATGGAAGTAATGGAGACGTGGCGGTTGACTTCTACCATCGTTATAAG gGTGATGTGCAATTAATGAAGGAAATGGGCATAGATGCTTTTAGATTCTCAATTGCATGGCCTAGGATAATACCTA GCGGAAAGCAAAGTGATGGTGTTAACCAACAAGGCATCGATTTTTATAACAACCTCATTAACGAAATCCTCGCTAATGGTTTAAAACCGTATGTGACTTTGTTCCATTGGGATGTTCCTCAAGCCCTTGAAGATGAATACGGCGGTTTCTTGAGCCCTAAGATTGT GGATGACTATCTAGACTTCATAAATATTTGCTTCAAGGAATTTGGAGATAGAGTAAAACATTGGTTTACTTTGAATGAACCACGAACTTTCAGCTTTGGCGGTTACACCAATGGAATGCTCGCTCCGGGTCGTTGTTCTTCGTGGACTCAATTAAATTGTTCGGGTGGAGATTCTGGAACCGAGCCTTATTTGGTTTCACACAATCTACTTCTAGCTCATGCATCGggaataaaattatatagagaTAAATATCAGAAATATCAAAATGGAAAGATTGGAATAACACTCGAGAGTCAATGGGCAGTGCCATTTTCCAAGACGAAGTTAGACCTCGAGGCTGCATTCCGATCAATTGATTTCGAGTTCGGATG gtTTATGGATCCAATAACGAACGGGGATTATCCACACTCTATGCGTCTTCTTGTTGGAGATAGACTTCCAAAGTTCACGAAAGAACAATCTAAGATGCTCAAAGGATCGTTCGATTTCCTTGGATTGAACTATTATACGACAAATTACGCTTCTTATGCACCTGATCAATCTAATAATGTGAATATTAGTTATCTTACCGATTCTCAAGTAAATTTAACTA CTAGTCGAGACGGAAAACTCATTGGCTCTCcg GCTGCATCTAGTTGGCTCTTTGTATATCCAAAAGGCATATGGGATATGATTTTGtacattaagaaaaaatataacaatcCGGTTATGTACATCACTGAAAAtg GAATGGACGATCCAAATAATGCCACACTTCCGCTCGAACAAGCTCTAGACGACACCAAGAGGATTGCCTTCTATAGTAGTCATCTTTTCTATGTAAAGAAAGCGATTGA AGATGGTGCAAATGTGAAGGGATTCTTTGCATGGTCGTTATTCGATGACTTCGAATGGAACTCAGGTTATACAATTCGATTTGGGCTATATTTCGTGGACTTCAAAAACGGATTGAAAAGATATCCGAAACATTCAGCCTTATGGTTTAAGAAATTTCTTGAGTGA
- the LOC124920326 gene encoding protein FAM135B-like isoform X2 has translation MLLRRLRWIIGFNHQRLSGAAIGTKRLPNVEKSPPVPPKPPPLPTKKRRKKPMLEAVHEVAIYIHRFHNLDLFQQGWYQIKITLRWEDDQNTIGTPARVVQYEVPDLGSAEYHGVWKIDDEDHSFTTQPFRIRYARQDVLLSVMVSFNLALGKFEGPPTSAVILKFELLYAPISVEGSVPQITMDPTSAAVHEFRIPPKALIGLHTYCPVHFDAFHSVLMETTVHITLLNGFIHSARSKVPSDPSALQDVTVEIVDKSKQVMLVRALLTARDILLEELKSLRKEMDQTIDMSDIDNMDDSKSISSWLRGPGVAVTEVPGEATGEKQMSSEISNGVIDIQSDEFLQSLSPAEILNAFNTLGSQVLYLWNSFLKLHRAHTKKILEHLHDLWANDRKAEWSIWMVHSKVDMHHHYINSMQPVLRKLTEDPAQSAAMRADLHRRSIEQMRINNRSIQDMHIFGDPLCIPIIIVERVINAPLRTSSGNSYFNNPSLRVSGLLNDISSKPKNKLSDESSKQSRVLKIVVFVHGFQGHHLDLRLVRNQWLLLDPKIEVLMSEANEDKTSGDFREMGQRLAQEVTSFVKKKMDKASRTGHLKSIKISFVGHSIGNIILRTALTEEIMEPYLRYLYTYLSVSGPHLGYLYSSNSLFNSGLWLLKKLKSTQCIHQLTYTDDPDLQNTFFYKLSKQRSLENFKNIVLLSSPQDGYIPYHSARIESCMAASVDNSKKGKVFLEMLNECLDQIRAPSQEQRIFMRCDVNFDTSSQGRNLNTMIGRAAHIEFLETDIFARFIMWSFPNLFR, from the exons ATGTTACTGCGGCGTCTCAGATGGATCATAGGCTTCAATCATCAAAGACTTTCAGGAGCAGCGATTGGCACAAAGAGATTGCCTAATGTAGAGAAGTCTCCTCCTGTGCCACCAAAACCACCTCCTTTGCCGACAAAGAAACGAAGAAAGAAGCCAATGTTGGAAGCCGTGCATGAAGTTGCCATCTACATTCATCGTTTTCACAATCTGGACCTCTTCCAGCAAGG ATGGTATCAGATTAAGATTACATTGAGATGGGAAGATGACCAAAATACTATTGGGACTCCAGCAAGAGTTGTTCAGTATGAAG TGCCGGATCTGGGATCTGCTGAATATCATGGTGTTTGGAAGATTGATGATGAGGATCACAGCTTCACAACTCAGCCATTCAGGATCAGATATGCGAGACAGGATGTTTTGCTATCTGTAATGGTCTCATTCAATCTAGCTTTGGGTAAATTTGAG GGTCCACCCACATCTGctgttattttgaaatttgagCTTCTGTATGCACCTATATCAGTTGAAGG GTCTGTTCCTCAGATTACCATGGATCCTACTTCTGCAGCAGTCCATGAGTTCAGAATACCTCCCAAAGCACTCATAGGATTGCATACTTATTGCCCGGTGCACTTTGATGCTTTCCATTCCGTGCTAATGGAAACTACTGTGCATATTACCCTACTAAATGGTTTTATTCATAGTGCCCGATCGAAGGTACCCAG TGATCCTTCTGCCCTTCAAGATGTCACCGTTGAAATTGTTGACAAATCAAAGCAG GTGATGCTTGTTAGAGCTCTATTAACTGCCCGAGATATACTTCTTGAGGAGCTTAAAAGTCTCAGGAAAGAAATGGATCAAACAATAGATATGTCTGATATTGACAATATGGATGATTCAAAGTCAATAAGTTCTTGGCTAAGAGGTCCTGGAGTTGCTGTTACAGAAGTTCCAGGTGAAGCAACTGGTGAAAAACAAATGAGTTCTGAG ATATCAAATGGTGTTATTGACATTCAGAGTGATGAATTTCTTCAATCCTTATCCCCCGCAGAGATTTTGAATGCTTTTAACACCCTTGGCAGTCAAGTTCTGTATTTGTGGAACAGTTTTCTGAAATTGCACAG GGCTCACACAAAAAAGATTCTAGAACATCTGCATGATCTTTGGGCTAATGATCGGAAGGCTGAATGGTCGATATGGATGGTGCACTCAAAAGTTGATATGCATCATCACTACATAAATAGCATGCAGCCAGTCTTGCGGAAGTTAACTGAAGAT CCTGCACAATCTGCAGCTATGCGTGCTGACCTTCATAGGCGAAGCATTGAGCAAATGAGA ATAAATAATCGATCTATTCAAGACATGCATATATTTGGAGACCCTTTATGCATTCCCATAATTATTGTTGAGAGAGTTATCAATGCTCCACTGCGAACTTCAAGTGGGAACTCATACTTTAATAATCCTTCCCTTAGAGTATCTGGTTTACTGAATGATATTAGCTCCAAGCCCAAAAACAAACTCTCTGATGAAAGCAGTAAGCAAAGTCGTGTACTGAAGATAGTAGTATTTGTTCATGGCTTTCAG GGACATCATTTGGACCTAAGGCTTGTCCGGAATCAGTGGCTTTTGCTTGATCCAAAGATCGAAGTTCTGATGTCGGAGGCAAATGAAGATAAAACATCTGGCGACTTCAGGGAAATGGGACAAAGATTGGCTCAAGAAGTGACTTCTTTTGTCAAAAAGAAAATGGATAAAGCCTCAAGAACTGGACATTTAAAAAGTATAAAGATTAGCTTTGTTGGGCATTCAATTGGAAACATCATACTAAGAACTGCCTTGACAG AGGAGATTATGGAACCCTATTTGAGATACTTGTACACATATCTATCTGTATCTGGTCCACATTTAGGCTACCTGTACAGTTCAAACTCTCTGTTTAATTCTGGGCTGTGGCTCCTGAAGAAGCTCAAGAGCACACAGTGTATCCATCAGCTTACTTACACTGATGATCCTGACCTCCAAAACACTTTTTTCTACAAACTCAGCAAG CAAAGGTCACTGGAGAATTTCAAGAATATCGTTCTTCTATCATCTCCCCAG GATGGTTATATTCCATATCACTCTGCGAGAATAGAGTCGTGCATGGCTGCTTCTGTAGATAACTCCAAAAAAGGCAAAGTCTTTCTGGAAATGTTGAACGAATGCTTGGACCAGATACGAGCACCATCCCAAGAACAACGAATTTTCATGAGATGCGATGTAAATTTTGACACATCTTCTCAAGGCAGGAATTTGAATACCATGATTGGACGGGCTGCCCATATAGAATTCCTAGAAACTGATATTTTTGCGAGGTTTATCATGTGGTCATTTCCCAATCTTTTTAGGTAA
- the LOC124920326 gene encoding protein FAM135B-like isoform X3: MLLRRLRWIIGFNHQRLSGAAIGTKRLPNVEKSPPVPPKPPPLPTKKRRKKPMLEAVHEVAIYIHRFHNLDLFQQGWYQIKITLRWEDDQNTIGTPARVVQYEVPDLGSAEYHGVWKIDDEDHSFTTQPFRIRYARQDVLLSVMVSFNLALGKFEGPPTSAVILKFELLYAPISVEGSVPQITMDPTSAAVHEFRIPPKALIGLHTYCPVHFDAFHSVLMETTVHITLLNGFIHSARSKVPSDPSALQDVTVEIVDKSKQVMLVRALLTARDILLEELKSLRKEMDQTIDMSDIDNMDDSKSISSWLRGPGVAVTEVPGEATGEKQMSSEISNGVIDIQSDEFLQSLSPAEILNAFNTLGSQVLYLWNSFLKLHRAHTKKILEHLHDLWANDRKAEWSIWMVHSKVDMHHHYINSMQPVLRKLTEDPAQSAAMRADLHRRSIEQMRINNRSIQDMHIFGDPLCIPIIIVERVINAPLRTSSGNSYFNNPSLRVSGLLNDISSKPKNKLSDESSKQSRVLKIVVFVHGFQGHHLDLRLVRNQWLLLDPKIEVLMSEANEDKTSGDFREMGQRLAQEVTSFVKKKMDKASRTGHLKSIKISFVGHSIGNIILRTALTEEIMEPYLRYLYTYLSVSGPHLGYLYSSNSLFNSGLWLLKKLKSTQCIHQLTYTDDPDLQNTFFYKLSKQRSLENFKNIVLLSSPQDGYIPYHSARIESCMAASVDNSKKGKVFLEMLNECLDQIRAPSQEQRIFMRCDVNFDTSSQGRNLNTMIGRAAHIEFLETDIFARFIMWSFPNLFR; the protein is encoded by the exons ATGTTACTGCGGCGTCTCAGATGGATCATAGGCTTCAATCATCAAAGACTTTCAGGAGCAGCGATTGGCACAAAGAGATTGCCTAATGTAGAGAAGTCTCCTCCTGTGCCACCAAAACCACCTCCTTTGCCGACAAAGAAACGAAGAAAGAAGCCAATGTTGGAAGCCGTGCATGAAGTTGCCATCTACATTCATCGTTTTCACAATCTGGACCTCTTCCAGCAAGG ATGGTATCAGATTAAGATTACATTGAGATGGGAAGATGACCAAAATACTATTGGGACTCCAGCAAGAGTTGTTCAGTATGAAG TGCCGGATCTGGGATCTGCTGAATATCATGGTGTTTGGAAGATTGATGATGAGGATCACAGCTTCACAACTCAGCCATTCAGGATCAGATATGCGAGACAGGATGTTTTGCTATCTGTAATGGTCTCATTCAATCTAGCTTTGGGTAAATTTGAG GGTCCACCCACATCTGctgttattttgaaatttgagCTTCTGTATGCACCTATATCAGTTGAAGG GTCTGTTCCTCAGATTACCATGGATCCTACTTCTGCAGCAGTCCATGAGTTCAGAATACCTCCCAAAGCACTCATAGGATTGCATACTTATTGCCCGGTGCACTTTGATGCTTTCCATTCCGTGCTAATGGAAACTACTGTGCATATTACCCTACTAAATGGTTTTATTCATAGTGCCCGATCGAAGGTACCCAG TGATCCTTCTGCCCTTCAAGATGTCACCGTTGAAATTGTTGACAAATCAAAGCAG GTGATGCTTGTTAGAGCTCTATTAACTGCCCGAGATATACTTCTTGAGGAGCTTAAAAGTCTCAGGAAAGAAATGGATCAAACAATAGATATGTCTGATATTGACAATATGGATGATTCAAAGTCAATAAGTTCTTGGCTAAGAGGTCCTGGAGTTGCTGTTACAGAAGTTCCAGGTGAAGCAACTGGTGAAAAACAAATGAGTTCTGAG ATATCAAATGGTGTTATTGACATTCAGAGTGATGAATTTCTTCAATCCTTATCCCCCGCAGAGATTTTGAATGCTTTTAACACCCTTGGCAGTCAAGTTCTGTATTTGTGGAACAGTTTTCTGAAATTGCACAG GGCTCACACAAAAAAGATTCTAGAACATCTGCATGATCTTTGGGCTAATGATCGGAAGGCTGAATGGTCGATATGGATGGTGCACTCAAAAGTTGATATGCATCATCACTACATAAATAGCATGCAGCCAGTCTTGCGGAAGTTAACTGAAGAT CCTGCACAATCTGCAGCTATGCGTGCTGACCTTCATAGGCGAAGCATTGAGCAAATGAGA ATAAATAATCGATCTATTCAAGACATGCATATATTTGGAGACCCTTTATGCATTCCCATAATTATTGTTGAGAGAGTTATCAATGCTCCACTGCGAACTTCAAGTGGGAACTCATACTTTAATAATCCTTCCCTTAGAGTATCTGGTTTACTGAATGATATTAGCTCCAAGCCCAAAAACAAACTCTCTGATGAAAGCAGTAAGCAAAGTCGTGTACTGAAGATAGTAGTATTTGTTCATGGCTTTCAG GGACATCATTTGGACCTAAGGCTTGTCCGGAATCAGTGGCTTTTGCTTGATCCAAAGATCGAAGTTCTGATGTCGGAGGCAAATGAAGATAAAACATCTGGCGACTTCAGGGAAATGGGACAAAGATTGGCTCAAGAAGTGACTTCTTTTGTCAAAAAGAAAATGGATAAAGCCTCAAGAACTGGACATTTAAAAAGTATAAAGATTAGCTTTGTTGGGCATTCAATTGGAAACATCATACTAAGAACTGCCTTGACAG AGGAGATTATGGAACCCTATTTGAGATACTTGTACACATATCTATCTGTATCTGGTCCACATTTAGGCTACCTGTACAGTTCAAACTCTCTGTTTAATTCTGGGCTGTGGCTCCTGAAGAAGCTCAAGAGCACACAGTGTATCCATCAGCTTACTTACACTGATGATCCTGACCTCCAAAACACTTTTTTCTACAAACTCAGCAAG CAAAGGTCACTGGAGAATTTCAAGAATATCGTTCTTCTATCATCTCCCCAG GATGGTTATATTCCATATCACTCTGCGAGAATAGAGTCGTGCATGGCTGCTTCTGTAGATAACTCCAAAAAAGGCAAAGTCTTTCTGGAAATGTTGAACGAATGCTTGGACCAGATACGAGCACCATCCCAAGAACAACGAATTTTCATGAGATGCGATGTAAATTTTGACACATCTTCTCAAGGCAGGAATTTGAATACCATGATTGGACGGGCTGCCCATATAGAATTCCTAGAAACTGATATTTTTGCGAGGTTTATCATGTGGTCATTTCCCAATCTTTTTAG GTAA
- the LOC124920326 gene encoding protein FAM135B-like isoform X1 codes for MLLRRLRWIIGFNHQRLSGAAIGTKRLPNVEKSPPVPPKPPPLPTKKRRKKPMLEAVHEVAIYIHRFHNLDLFQQGWYQIKITLRWEDDQNTIGTPARVVQYEVPDLGSAEYHGVWKIDDEDHSFTTQPFRIRYARQDVLLSVMVSFNLALGKFEGPPTSAVILKFELLYAPISVEGSVPQITMDPTSAAVHEFRIPPKALIGLHTYCPVHFDAFHSVLMETTVHITLLNGFIHSARSKVPSDPSALQDVTVEIVDKSKQVMLVRALLTARDILLEELKSLRKEMDQTIDMSDIDNMDDSKSISSWLRGPGVAVTEVPGEATGEKQMSSEISNGVIDIQSDEFLQSLSPAEILNAFNTLGSQVLYLWNSFLKLHRAHTKKILEHLHDLWANDRKAEWSIWMVHSKVDMHHHYINSMQPVLRKLTEDPAQSAAMRADLHRRSIEQMRINNRSIQDMHIFGDPLCIPIIIVERVINAPLRTSSGNSYFNNPSLRVSGLLNDISSKPKNKLSDESSKQSRVLKIVVFVHGFQGHHLDLRLVRNQWLLLDPKIEVLMSEANEDKTSGDFREMGQRLAQEVTSFVKKKMDKASRTGHLKSIKISFVGHSIGNIILRTALTEEIMEPYLRYLYTYLSVSGPHLGYLYSSNSLFNSGLWLLKKLKSTQCIHQLTYTDDPDLQNTFFYKLSKQRSLENFKNIVLLSSPQDGYIPYHSARIESCMAASVDNSKKGKVFLEMLNECLDQIRAPSQEQRIFMRCDVNFDTSSQGRNLNTMIGRAAHIEFLETDILRGLSCGHFPIFLGKKIFL; via the exons ATGTTACTGCGGCGTCTCAGATGGATCATAGGCTTCAATCATCAAAGACTTTCAGGAGCAGCGATTGGCACAAAGAGATTGCCTAATGTAGAGAAGTCTCCTCCTGTGCCACCAAAACCACCTCCTTTGCCGACAAAGAAACGAAGAAAGAAGCCAATGTTGGAAGCCGTGCATGAAGTTGCCATCTACATTCATCGTTTTCACAATCTGGACCTCTTCCAGCAAGG ATGGTATCAGATTAAGATTACATTGAGATGGGAAGATGACCAAAATACTATTGGGACTCCAGCAAGAGTTGTTCAGTATGAAG TGCCGGATCTGGGATCTGCTGAATATCATGGTGTTTGGAAGATTGATGATGAGGATCACAGCTTCACAACTCAGCCATTCAGGATCAGATATGCGAGACAGGATGTTTTGCTATCTGTAATGGTCTCATTCAATCTAGCTTTGGGTAAATTTGAG GGTCCACCCACATCTGctgttattttgaaatttgagCTTCTGTATGCACCTATATCAGTTGAAGG GTCTGTTCCTCAGATTACCATGGATCCTACTTCTGCAGCAGTCCATGAGTTCAGAATACCTCCCAAAGCACTCATAGGATTGCATACTTATTGCCCGGTGCACTTTGATGCTTTCCATTCCGTGCTAATGGAAACTACTGTGCATATTACCCTACTAAATGGTTTTATTCATAGTGCCCGATCGAAGGTACCCAG TGATCCTTCTGCCCTTCAAGATGTCACCGTTGAAATTGTTGACAAATCAAAGCAG GTGATGCTTGTTAGAGCTCTATTAACTGCCCGAGATATACTTCTTGAGGAGCTTAAAAGTCTCAGGAAAGAAATGGATCAAACAATAGATATGTCTGATATTGACAATATGGATGATTCAAAGTCAATAAGTTCTTGGCTAAGAGGTCCTGGAGTTGCTGTTACAGAAGTTCCAGGTGAAGCAACTGGTGAAAAACAAATGAGTTCTGAG ATATCAAATGGTGTTATTGACATTCAGAGTGATGAATTTCTTCAATCCTTATCCCCCGCAGAGATTTTGAATGCTTTTAACACCCTTGGCAGTCAAGTTCTGTATTTGTGGAACAGTTTTCTGAAATTGCACAG GGCTCACACAAAAAAGATTCTAGAACATCTGCATGATCTTTGGGCTAATGATCGGAAGGCTGAATGGTCGATATGGATGGTGCACTCAAAAGTTGATATGCATCATCACTACATAAATAGCATGCAGCCAGTCTTGCGGAAGTTAACTGAAGAT CCTGCACAATCTGCAGCTATGCGTGCTGACCTTCATAGGCGAAGCATTGAGCAAATGAGA ATAAATAATCGATCTATTCAAGACATGCATATATTTGGAGACCCTTTATGCATTCCCATAATTATTGTTGAGAGAGTTATCAATGCTCCACTGCGAACTTCAAGTGGGAACTCATACTTTAATAATCCTTCCCTTAGAGTATCTGGTTTACTGAATGATATTAGCTCCAAGCCCAAAAACAAACTCTCTGATGAAAGCAGTAAGCAAAGTCGTGTACTGAAGATAGTAGTATTTGTTCATGGCTTTCAG GGACATCATTTGGACCTAAGGCTTGTCCGGAATCAGTGGCTTTTGCTTGATCCAAAGATCGAAGTTCTGATGTCGGAGGCAAATGAAGATAAAACATCTGGCGACTTCAGGGAAATGGGACAAAGATTGGCTCAAGAAGTGACTTCTTTTGTCAAAAAGAAAATGGATAAAGCCTCAAGAACTGGACATTTAAAAAGTATAAAGATTAGCTTTGTTGGGCATTCAATTGGAAACATCATACTAAGAACTGCCTTGACAG AGGAGATTATGGAACCCTATTTGAGATACTTGTACACATATCTATCTGTATCTGGTCCACATTTAGGCTACCTGTACAGTTCAAACTCTCTGTTTAATTCTGGGCTGTGGCTCCTGAAGAAGCTCAAGAGCACACAGTGTATCCATCAGCTTACTTACACTGATGATCCTGACCTCCAAAACACTTTTTTCTACAAACTCAGCAAG CAAAGGTCACTGGAGAATTTCAAGAATATCGTTCTTCTATCATCTCCCCAG GATGGTTATATTCCATATCACTCTGCGAGAATAGAGTCGTGCATGGCTGCTTCTGTAGATAACTCCAAAAAAGGCAAAGTCTTTCTGGAAATGTTGAACGAATGCTTGGACCAG ATACGAGCACCATCCCAAGAACAACGAATTTTCATGAGATGCGATGTAAATTTTGACACATCTTCTCAAGGCAGGAATTTGAATACCATGATTGGACGGGCTGCCCATATAGAATTCCTAGAAACTGATATTTTGCGAGGTTTATCATGTGGTCATTTCCCAATCTTTTTAGGTAAAAAAATCTTCCTGTAA